Proteins from a genomic interval of Nocardia sp. BMG51109:
- the carA gene encoding glutamine-hydrolyzing carbamoyl-phosphate synthase small subunit, whose product MSSGQGGLASGSAVMVLEDGRVFRGSSFGAAGETLGEAVFCTAMTGYQETLTDPSYHRQIVVATAPQIGNTGWNDEDDESGKIWVAGYAVRDPARRASNWRATTTLQDALERRGVVGIAGIDTRALVRHLRTRGSMKAGIFSGEPAAAPVEELLARVNGQPSMLGANLAGEVSTDDVYTLEPEGEHRFTVVAVDLGIKTNTPRMFAQRGIRVHVVPESVTLDRIKELRPDGVFLSNGPGDPATQDDAVSLTKSVLGEGIPLFGICFGNQILGRALGLGTYKMKFGHRGINVPVVDHTTGQISITAQNHGFALEGEAGQRFDTPFGTAEVSHTCANDGTVEGVQLVDGKTIKAFSVQYHPEAAAGPHDAAYLFDRFAGLMEEKA is encoded by the coding sequence ATGAGCAGCGGCCAGGGCGGGCTCGCGAGCGGAAGCGCCGTGATGGTGCTGGAGGACGGCCGGGTATTCCGCGGCTCGTCGTTCGGCGCCGCGGGGGAGACGCTGGGTGAGGCGGTGTTCTGCACCGCGATGACGGGCTACCAGGAAACCCTGACCGACCCGAGCTATCACCGGCAGATCGTGGTGGCCACGGCCCCGCAGATCGGCAACACCGGGTGGAACGACGAGGACGACGAGTCCGGGAAGATCTGGGTGGCCGGGTACGCGGTGCGCGACCCCGCGCGCCGGGCGTCGAACTGGCGGGCCACCACCACGCTGCAGGACGCGCTGGAGCGGCGCGGCGTGGTCGGCATCGCGGGCATCGACACCCGCGCGCTGGTCCGCCACCTGCGCACCCGGGGCTCGATGAAGGCGGGAATCTTCTCCGGCGAGCCGGCCGCCGCGCCGGTCGAGGAGCTGCTGGCGCGGGTGAACGGCCAGCCGTCGATGCTGGGCGCGAACCTGGCGGGCGAGGTGAGCACCGACGACGTCTACACGCTCGAACCCGAGGGCGAGCACCGGTTCACCGTGGTCGCGGTCGACCTCGGCATCAAGACCAACACCCCGCGGATGTTCGCTCAGCGGGGTATCCGGGTGCACGTGGTGCCCGAGAGCGTCACGCTCGACCGGATCAAGGAACTGAGGCCCGACGGGGTGTTCCTCTCCAACGGCCCCGGCGATCCGGCCACTCAGGACGACGCCGTGAGCCTCACGAAATCTGTTCTGGGCGAGGGGATCCCGCTGTTCGGGATCTGCTTCGGCAACCAGATCCTCGGCCGCGCACTGGGTCTGGGCACCTACAAGATGAAGTTCGGGCACCGCGGGATCAACGTGCCGGTCGTCGATCACACCACCGGGCAGATCTCGATCACCGCCCAGAACCACGGGTTCGCGCTGGAGGGCGAGGCCGGGCAGCGCTTCGACACGCCGTTCGGCACCGCGGAGGTCAGCCACACCTGCGCGAACGACGGCACGGTCGAGGGCGTGCAGCTGGTCGACGGCAAGACCATCAAAGCGTTCTCCGTGCAGTACCACCCGGAGGCCGCGGCGGGTCCGCACGATGCCGCCTACTTGTTCGACCGCTTTGCCGGCCTGATGGAGGAGAAAGCCTGA
- a CDS encoding dihydroorotase: protein MLIKNVRLYGAGDPVDVLLADGEIREIGTDLGIVDAETVDGSGQILLPGFVDLHTHLREPGREDTETIESGSAAAALGGFTAVFAMANTDPVADTAVVTDHVWRRGQEVGLVDVYPVGAVTVGLAGKQLAEMGTMAAGEAGVRMFSDDGHCVDDPLIMRRALEYSRSLGVLIAQHAEEPRLTEGAVAHEGPTAARLGLSGWPRAAEESIVARDALLARDAGARVHICHASTAGTVELLKWAKGQGISVTAEVTPHHLLLDDSRLETYDAVNRVNPPLREASDAVALRRALADGVIDCVATDHAPHAEQEKCCEFAAARPGMLGLQTALSIVVRTMVESGLLDWRGVARVMSEHPARIAGLDDQGRPLAVGEPANLVLVDPDASWTVRARELASIANNTPYEAMALPARVTATFLRGRATVRDGSVIDGFSARQVGRA from the coding sequence ATGCTGATCAAGAACGTCCGGCTGTACGGCGCGGGCGACCCGGTCGACGTGCTGCTGGCCGACGGTGAGATCCGGGAGATCGGAACGGATCTGGGCATCGTCGACGCCGAGACCGTCGACGGGTCGGGGCAGATCCTGCTGCCCGGCTTCGTCGATCTGCACACGCACCTGCGCGAGCCCGGCCGCGAAGACACCGAGACCATCGAAAGCGGTTCGGCCGCAGCGGCTCTCGGCGGATTCACCGCCGTGTTCGCGATGGCCAACACCGATCCGGTCGCCGACACCGCCGTGGTCACCGACCACGTGTGGCGGCGCGGCCAGGAGGTCGGCCTGGTCGACGTGTACCCGGTCGGTGCGGTCACCGTCGGCCTGGCGGGTAAGCAGCTGGCCGAGATGGGGACCATGGCCGCGGGCGAGGCCGGGGTGCGGATGTTCTCCGACGACGGCCACTGCGTCGACGATCCGCTGATCATGCGCCGCGCGCTGGAATACTCCCGCTCGCTCGGCGTGCTGATCGCCCAGCACGCGGAGGAGCCGCGCCTGACCGAGGGCGCCGTCGCGCACGAGGGCCCGACCGCGGCCCGGCTCGGGCTGTCGGGCTGGCCGCGCGCAGCGGAGGAGTCGATCGTCGCCCGCGACGCGCTGCTGGCCCGCGATGCCGGTGCGCGCGTGCACATCTGCCACGCCTCCACGGCGGGCACCGTCGAGTTGCTGAAATGGGCCAAGGGGCAGGGGATTTCGGTCACCGCCGAGGTCACGCCGCACCACCTGCTGCTGGACGATTCGCGGCTGGAGACCTACGACGCGGTGAACCGGGTGAACCCGCCGCTGCGCGAGGCATCCGACGCGGTCGCGCTGCGCCGTGCGCTGGCCGACGGTGTGATCGACTGCGTGGCAACCGATCACGCGCCGCACGCCGAGCAGGAGAAGTGCTGCGAGTTCGCCGCGGCCCGGCCCGGAATGCTCGGCCTGCAGACGGCGCTGTCGATCGTGGTGCGGACGATGGTCGAGTCCGGGCTGCTGGACTGGCGCGGGGTCGCGCGGGTGATGAGCGAGCATCCGGCCCGGATCGCCGGGCTCGACGATCAGGGCCGGCCGCTGGCGGTCGGCGAGCCGGCGAATCTGGTGCTGGTCGACCCGGACGCGTCGTGGACGGTGCGGGCGAGGGAGCTCGCGAGCATCGCGAACAACACGCCGTACGAGGCGATGGCCCTGCCCGCGCGGGTGACGGCGACGTTCCTGCGCGGACGGGCGACCGTCCGCGACGGCTCGGTGATCGACGGGTTCTCGGCCCGGCAGGTGGGGAGAGCGTAG
- a CDS encoding aspartate carbamoyltransferase catalytic subunit: protein MRHLLSVTDLDRAAATELLDDAERFEQALLGREVRKLPTLRGRTVMTVFFENSTRTRVSFEVAGKWMSADVINVSASSSSVSKGESLRDTALTLHAAGADALIVRHPASGAAHQIARWFGEMGTGAAGFAGTGPAVINAGDGMHEHPTQALLDALTLRQRLGTLDGKRVVIVGDILHSRVARSNAFLLHILGAEVVLVAPRTLVPVGVDGWPVRVSHSLDAELPGADAVMMLRVQAERMNGGFFPSAREYSVHYGLNERRMALLDEHAVVLHPGPMLRGMEIAASVADSPKAAVLQQVTNGVHMRMAVLFRLLIGAGEAVN, encoded by the coding sequence GTGAGGCATCTGCTGTCGGTCACCGACCTGGATCGCGCCGCGGCGACCGAACTGCTGGACGACGCGGAGCGCTTCGAACAGGCGCTGCTCGGCCGCGAGGTGCGCAAGCTGCCGACGCTGCGCGGCCGCACCGTGATGACGGTGTTCTTCGAGAACTCCACCCGCACTCGGGTGTCGTTCGAGGTGGCCGGCAAGTGGATGAGCGCCGATGTGATCAACGTGAGCGCGTCGAGCTCGTCGGTGTCGAAGGGCGAATCGCTGCGCGACACCGCGCTGACCCTGCACGCCGCCGGCGCGGACGCGCTGATCGTGCGGCACCCGGCCTCCGGCGCGGCCCACCAGATCGCCCGCTGGTTCGGTGAAATGGGCACCGGCGCAGCGGGTTTCGCGGGCACCGGCCCGGCGGTGATCAACGCCGGCGACGGTATGCACGAACATCCGACGCAGGCCCTGCTGGATGCCCTGACGTTGCGGCAACGGCTCGGTACGCTGGACGGCAAGCGGGTGGTGATCGTGGGTGACATCCTGCACAGCCGGGTCGCGCGCTCGAATGCGTTCCTGCTGCACATCCTCGGCGCCGAGGTGGTGCTGGTGGCGCCGCGCACGCTGGTTCCGGTCGGCGTGGACGGCTGGCCGGTGCGGGTGTCGCACTCGCTGGATGCCGAGTTGCCCGGCGCCGATGCGGTGATGATGCTGCGCGTGCAGGCCGAACGGATGAACGGCGGGTTCTTCCCGTCCGCGCGTGAGTACTCGGTCCACTACGGGCTGAACGAGCGGCGGATGGCGTTGCTGGACGAGCACGCGGTGGTGCTGCATCCGGGGCCGATGCTGCGCGGCATGGAGATCGCGGCGTCGGTGGCCGACTCGCCGAAAGCCGCTGTGCTGCAACAGGTGACCAACGGCGTGCACATGCGGATGGCGGTGCTGTTCCGCCTGCTGATCGGAGCCGGGGAGGCGGTGAACTGA
- the pyrR gene encoding bifunctional pyr operon transcriptional regulator/uracil phosphoribosyltransferase PyrR has product MSEDRGGRVGPEGGTARSSAAEYSQRHDPEWVRAGRELLSARDVGRTIARMAHQIIEKTALDSGDPAAPRVVLIGIPTRGTTLAVRLAERVEEFAGVRPAVGSLDITLYRDDLRNRPHRPLERTSVPEGGIEDALVVLVDDVLFSGRSVRSALDGLRDLGRPRAVQLAVLIDRGHRELPIRADYVGKNVPTSRSEDISVLLTEHDGRDGVYLHQGDEQ; this is encoded by the coding sequence GTGTCCGAAGACCGCGGTGGCCGGGTCGGGCCCGAAGGCGGTACGGCCAGGTCGAGCGCTGCCGAATATTCGCAGCGGCACGATCCCGAATGGGTTCGGGCCGGGCGCGAACTGCTGTCGGCCCGCGACGTCGGCCGGACCATCGCGCGGATGGCGCACCAGATCATCGAGAAGACCGCACTCGACTCCGGCGATCCGGCCGCACCGCGTGTGGTATTGATCGGAATCCCCACTCGCGGAACGACTCTCGCGGTCCGGCTGGCCGAGCGGGTCGAGGAGTTCGCGGGTGTGCGCCCGGCCGTGGGCTCGCTGGACATCACGCTGTACCGGGACGATCTGCGCAACCGGCCGCACCGGCCGCTGGAGCGCACCTCGGTGCCCGAGGGCGGCATCGAGGACGCGCTGGTGGTGCTGGTCGACGACGTGCTGTTCTCCGGCCGCAGCGTGCGGTCGGCGCTGGACGGCCTGCGCGATCTCGGCCGCCCGCGCGCGGTTCAGCTGGCGGTGCTGATCGACCGCGGCCACCGCGAACTGCCCATCCGGGCCGATTATGTCGGCAAGAACGTGCCCACCTCCCGCAGTGAGGACATCTCCGTGCTGTTGACCGAACACGACGGCCGCGACGGCGTGTACCTGCATCAGGGAGACGAGCAGTGA
- a CDS encoding alpha/beta fold hydrolase has translation MLVVVSNEADFSEPRRLTFRGQGGIRLAGESWGPDDGPLAVFLHGGGQTRHSWKDSGAALAKVGLRAILLDARGHGESDWAADGDYTREAMTADLLGILAELGRPTILVGASMGGLTSLLATARPGHELVAGLVLVDVVPRPEHKGVARVLKFLGGHPEGFATLDEAADAVAEYLPHRTRPRTTDGLRRNLRQRADGRWYWHWDPAMMSGRGEDIELHTAVLEEAARQLTIPTLLVRGRLSDVVSEQGVAEFRQLVPHLEYVEIRGAAHTAASDVNDAFSDAVVDFVRAHLPS, from the coding sequence ATGCTCGTTGTCGTGAGCAACGAAGCCGACTTCTCCGAACCGCGCCGACTCACCTTCCGCGGCCAGGGTGGCATCCGGCTCGCCGGCGAGAGCTGGGGCCCCGACGACGGCCCGCTCGCGGTGTTCCTGCACGGCGGCGGGCAGACCCGGCACTCCTGGAAGGACTCCGGCGCCGCACTGGCGAAGGTCGGGTTGCGCGCGATCCTGCTGGACGCGCGGGGGCACGGCGAGAGCGACTGGGCCGCGGACGGCGACTACACCCGCGAGGCCATGACCGCCGACCTGCTCGGCATCCTCGCCGAACTCGGCCGGCCCACGATCCTGGTCGGCGCCAGCATGGGCGGCCTGACCAGCCTGCTGGCGACCGCTCGGCCCGGGCACGAACTGGTCGCGGGTCTCGTACTCGTCGACGTGGTACCGCGGCCGGAGCACAAGGGCGTGGCGCGCGTATTGAAGTTCCTGGGCGGCCACCCCGAAGGCTTCGCGACCCTCGACGAAGCGGCCGACGCGGTCGCCGAGTACCTGCCGCACCGCACCCGGCCGCGCACGACCGACGGACTGCGCCGCAACCTGCGGCAGCGCGCCGACGGCCGCTGGTACTGGCACTGGGATCCGGCGATGATGTCCGGCCGCGGCGAGGATATCGAATTGCACACCGCGGTGCTGGAGGAGGCCGCGCGGCAGCTGACGATCCCCACGCTGCTGGTGCGCGGGCGGCTGTCGGACGTCGTCAGCGAGCAGGGAGTGGCCGAGTTCCGGCAGCTGGTCCCCCATCTCGAGTACGTCGAGATCCGCGGTGCCGCCCATACCGCCGCGAGCGACGTCAACGACGCGTTCTCCGATGCCGTCGTCGATTTCGTGCGCGCCCATCTGCCCTCCTGA
- a CDS encoding Rieske 2Fe-2S domain-containing protein, whose amino-acid sequence MTADVDVRQIDVGPDPTRYARGWHCLGLADAFRDGRPHAVEAFGTKLVVWADGGGALRVLDAYCRHMGADLSRGSVRGDALACPFHDWRWGGDGRCTLVPYARRTPKLARTRAWITAEENLQLFVWNDPEGNPPPPEVAIPHIEGIGTDRWSSWTWDSVLIEGSHCREIIDNNVDMAHFFYIHGAYPVYFKNVLDGHVATQFMHSEPRPDIQKVDDALLRSEASYYGPAYMINYLHNDFAGTTIEVVLINCHYPVTHDSFVLQWGVSVQSIPGMAPEAAEKLAAAFSRNFATGFLQDVEVWKNKTRIDNPLLTAEDGPVYQQRRWYEQFYVDVADVTPEMTARFECEVDTRHAHGEWAKEVAANLARAERVTSD is encoded by the coding sequence ATGACCGCAGACGTGGACGTCCGTCAGATCGACGTCGGACCCGATCCCACCCGGTATGCGCGCGGGTGGCATTGCCTGGGGCTCGCGGACGCGTTCCGCGACGGCCGGCCGCACGCGGTCGAGGCGTTCGGCACCAAGCTCGTCGTCTGGGCCGACGGCGGCGGCGCACTGCGGGTGCTCGACGCCTACTGCCGGCACATGGGTGCCGATCTGTCGCGGGGCAGCGTCCGGGGGGACGCCCTGGCCTGTCCGTTCCACGACTGGCGGTGGGGAGGAGACGGCAGGTGCACACTGGTGCCGTACGCCCGGCGGACACCGAAACTGGCGCGCACCCGCGCGTGGATCACCGCCGAGGAGAATTTGCAGCTGTTCGTCTGGAACGATCCGGAAGGCAACCCGCCCCCGCCGGAGGTGGCGATCCCGCACATCGAGGGGATCGGCACCGACCGATGGAGTTCCTGGACGTGGGATTCGGTACTCATCGAGGGGTCGCACTGCCGGGAGATCATCGACAACAACGTCGATATGGCGCACTTCTTCTATATCCACGGCGCCTACCCCGTCTACTTCAAGAACGTCCTGGACGGGCACGTCGCGACGCAGTTCATGCATTCCGAACCGCGCCCGGACATCCAGAAGGTCGACGACGCGCTGCTGCGCTCCGAGGCGTCCTACTACGGGCCGGCCTACATGATCAATTACCTGCACAACGACTTCGCCGGGACGACGATCGAGGTCGTGCTGATCAACTGCCACTATCCCGTGACGCACGATTCGTTCGTCCTGCAATGGGGTGTCAGCGTGCAGAGCATCCCGGGCATGGCTCCGGAGGCCGCCGAGAAGCTCGCGGCGGCCTTCTCCCGTAATTTCGCCACCGGCTTCCTCCAGGACGTCGAGGTCTGGAAGAACAAGACCCGCATCGACAATCCACTGCTCACCGCCGAGGACGGTCCGGTGTATCAGCAACGGCGCTGGTACGAGCAGTTCTACGTCGACGTCGCCGACGTCACCCCCGAGATGACGGCGCGGTTCGAATGCGAGGTCGATACCCGCCACGCGCACGGCGAATGGGCCAAGGAGGTCGCCGCGAATCTCGCACGGGCCGAACGGGTCACGAGCGACTGA
- a CDS encoding SDR family NAD(P)-dependent oxidoreductase, translating to MTDLSNKVALVTGASSGLGAAVARLFARRGASVFGVARDESRLSEVFGEVPGGRFTTADISTPAACRSAVERCVDAFGRLDVLVNVAGRHRMRHTVDITDEDWGGDLAVNLDGPFYLCRAALPHLLRTGGNIVNVASVAGVEGQSYSAGYCAAKHGLIGLTRALAVEFTADRVRVNAVCPGGMLTPQVSEFSLPDGADVNLVMRTASPRGMNEPEEVAGVIAFLAGDDASAVHGAVYLADNGKTAG from the coding sequence ATGACCGATCTGTCGAACAAGGTGGCACTGGTGACCGGCGCCTCGTCCGGACTGGGCGCGGCGGTGGCGCGCCTGTTCGCCCGGCGCGGCGCCTCGGTGTTCGGCGTAGCCCGCGACGAATCACGATTGTCCGAGGTGTTCGGCGAGGTACCCGGCGGGCGGTTCACCACCGCGGACATCTCCACCCCGGCCGCCTGCCGATCGGCGGTCGAGCGATGCGTCGACGCCTTCGGCCGCCTCGATGTCCTGGTCAATGTGGCAGGCCGGCACCGGATGCGCCACACCGTCGACATCACCGACGAGGACTGGGGCGGCGACCTCGCGGTGAACCTCGACGGCCCGTTCTACCTGTGCCGCGCCGCCCTGCCGCACCTGCTGCGCACCGGCGGCAATATCGTCAACGTCGCCTCCGTCGCCGGCGTCGAGGGCCAGTCCTATTCGGCGGGCTACTGCGCGGCCAAACACGGGCTGATCGGCCTGACCCGAGCCTTGGCCGTGGAGTTCACCGCGGACCGCGTGCGCGTGAACGCGGTGTGCCCCGGCGGCATGCTCACCCCGCAGGTCAGCGAGTTCTCCCTGCCCGACGGCGCCGACGTGAACCTGGTCATGCGCACCGCCTCGCCGCGCGGGATGAACGAGCCGGAGGAGGTCGCCGGCGTGATCGCGTTCCTGGCCGGCGACGACGCCTCCGCCGTGCACGGCGCGGTCTATCTCGCCGACAACGGCAAGACCGCGGGTTAG
- a CDS encoding TetR/AcrR family transcriptional regulator, with protein MSRGERARADILDAAERLIAERGAQVPLREIAVAAGQRNNSAVNYHFRNRHELIHAVVERRLAPMERERAEMLATLGNGARRDGGARRDVDALLRVLVLPLTTVDSPCYARFLQAAALYLPTDLDGTQGTVWPRVLNELARAIPTSDAAAKRGRIAAVGTAMFALLAEWERKAHSETGSRDFPEDDFPEDLVVMLAAMLTAPVRVHGEAAGSPTAG; from the coding sequence GTGAGCCGCGGTGAACGGGCGAGAGCCGATATTCTCGACGCCGCCGAACGGCTGATCGCCGAACGCGGCGCGCAGGTCCCCTTGCGGGAGATCGCGGTAGCGGCCGGGCAGCGCAACAACTCCGCGGTCAACTACCACTTTCGCAACCGGCACGAACTGATACACGCCGTGGTCGAGCGGCGCCTGGCGCCGATGGAGCGCGAGCGCGCCGAGATGCTGGCCACGCTCGGCAACGGTGCCCGGCGTGACGGGGGTGCCCGGCGTGATGTGGATGCTCTCCTGCGGGTGCTGGTGTTGCCGCTGACGACGGTCGACAGTCCCTGCTATGCGCGCTTCCTGCAGGCGGCCGCGCTGTATCTCCCGACCGATCTCGATGGCACCCAGGGGACGGTGTGGCCACGGGTGCTCAACGAACTCGCCCGGGCGATTCCTACCTCCGACGCCGCCGCCAAGCGCGGCAGGATCGCCGCGGTCGGCACCGCCATGTTCGCGTTGCTCGCCGAATGGGAGCGCAAGGCCCACTCCGAGACCGGCTCCCGGGACTTCCCGGAGGACGACTTCCCGGAGGACCTGGTCGTCATGCTCGCCGCGATGCTGACCGCACCGGTTCGGGTCCACGGCGAGGCGGCCGGATCGCCCACCGCCGGTTGA
- a CDS encoding DUF1254 domain-containing protein, with protein sequence MTEEFARQLARDVYVWGWPIVNAFHRRASFASAPEPGLVGGVLPAAPVGHVAMLSRYIDPSQRWVAHPNQDVVYGFGYGAVDRDPVVAQVPDFGNRFWVYALYDARSEEFSNLGQQYGTAPGNYLIVGPNWDGDVPAGITDVLRCPTELLGMGPRVFLDDTEADRAAIGSTLSHVVLYPLSTYTGEPKTVDWQNIPHFPAGESTSGETRWVDPATFFDELPAILDNVAPLPGEESRYAMTRALLAAIAADPDLAAVVEQAAKETETQVIAPLFNFRTNGCVLPGGWNSPPNVARWGFDYLTRTATAKSNMYVNQPEETRYFFLEVDSQGRRLDGNNDYTITFPAGQVPPVDGFWSLTLYNPEHFFAPNDLGRYSLGTKNKSMTFAPDGALTIHIQHDSPGTEYENNWLPAPRGEFELTIRTYWPKPAVNNGDWTPPPVHRNS encoded by the coding sequence ATGACCGAGGAGTTCGCGCGACAGCTCGCCCGCGATGTCTACGTGTGGGGATGGCCGATCGTCAACGCCTTCCACCGCCGCGCCTCGTTCGCCTCCGCGCCCGAACCCGGTCTGGTCGGTGGCGTGCTACCTGCCGCGCCGGTCGGGCACGTGGCAATGCTGAGCCGCTACATCGACCCCTCCCAGCGATGGGTGGCCCACCCCAACCAGGATGTGGTGTACGGGTTCGGATACGGCGCAGTCGATCGCGATCCGGTCGTAGCGCAGGTCCCGGACTTCGGTAACCGGTTCTGGGTCTACGCCCTCTACGACGCCCGCAGCGAAGAATTCTCCAATCTGGGACAGCAATACGGCACCGCCCCGGGCAACTACCTCATCGTCGGGCCGAACTGGGACGGTGACGTACCTGCCGGAATCACCGACGTATTGCGCTGTCCCACCGAACTGCTCGGAATGGGTCCGCGAGTGTTCCTCGACGACACCGAAGCCGACCGTGCCGCCATCGGATCGACGTTGAGCCACGTGGTGCTCTATCCGCTGAGCACTTACACCGGCGAACCCAAAACCGTTGACTGGCAGAATATCCCCCACTTCCCCGCCGGTGAATCCACCTCGGGGGAGACCCGATGGGTCGATCCCGCAACCTTCTTCGACGAACTGCCCGCCATCCTCGACAACGTTGCGCCCCTGCCCGGCGAGGAATCCCGCTACGCGATGACGCGGGCGTTGCTGGCCGCGATCGCTGCCGACCCCGATCTCGCTGCAGTGGTCGAACAAGCCGCCAAGGAGACCGAAACCCAGGTCATCGCACCGCTATTCAACTTCCGCACCAACGGATGCGTGCTACCCGGCGGCTGGAACTCACCACCCAACGTCGCCCGCTGGGGCTTCGACTATCTCACCCGCACCGCCACAGCCAAGTCCAACATGTACGTCAACCAGCCCGAGGAAACCCGCTACTTCTTCCTCGAAGTCGATAGCCAGGGCAGACGGCTCGACGGCAACAACGACTACACGATCACATTCCCCGCCGGTCAGGTCCCGCCCGTCGACGGATTCTGGTCCCTCACCCTCTACAACCCCGAACACTTCTTTGCCCCGAACGACCTGGGCCGCTACTCGCTGGGCACCAAGAACAAATCCATGACCTTCGCTCCCGACGGTGCCCTCACCATCCACATACAGCACGACTCACCCGGCACCGAATACGAGAACAACTGGCTCCCCGCACCTCGTGGTGAATTCGAACTCACCATCCGCACCTACTGGCCCAAACCTGCAGTCAACAACGGAGACTGGACACCGCCCCCAGTGCACCGGAACAGCTGA
- a CDS encoding integrase core domain-containing protein: MEVHRFRIIYNTIRPHQTLGDRTPSTAFTGRDCQTTAR; the protein is encoded by the coding sequence ATGGAGGTCCACCGCTTCCGGATCATCTACAACACAATCAGGCCACACCAAACGCTCGGCGATCGAACCCCCAGCACGGCCTTCACTGGTCGTGACTGTCAGACAACCGCTCGATGA
- a CDS encoding alpha-ketoglutarate-dependent dioxygenase AlkB, with protein MSTPLQGSLLDGFGAIGLGPLEGVRRTVLGDGAWVDVLPGWLSGADLLFERLAERVPWRADRRRMYDRMVDVPRLLRFYDESETLPDPVLGEAREALSGYYRAELGEPFRTAGLCYYRDGGDSVAWHGDTLGRGATDDTMVAIVSVGAARALLLRPRGGGASVRYGLGHGDLIVMGGSCQRTWEHAVPKTRHPVGPRISIQFRPRGVR; from the coding sequence ATGTCGACACCGCTGCAGGGTTCGCTGCTGGACGGCTTCGGGGCGATCGGGCTCGGGCCGCTGGAGGGAGTGCGTCGCACAGTGCTGGGCGACGGGGCCTGGGTGGACGTGCTGCCGGGGTGGCTGTCCGGCGCGGATCTGCTGTTCGAGCGGCTGGCCGAACGGGTGCCCTGGCGGGCCGACCGGCGCCGGATGTACGATCGGATGGTGGATGTCCCGCGCCTGCTGCGGTTCTACGACGAGAGCGAGACCCTGCCGGATCCGGTGCTCGGCGAGGCGCGCGAGGCGCTGAGCGGGTACTACCGCGCCGAGCTCGGTGAGCCGTTCCGCACGGCCGGGCTGTGCTACTACCGCGACGGAGGCGACAGCGTGGCCTGGCACGGCGACACGCTCGGCCGCGGCGCCACCGACGACACGATGGTGGCGATCGTCTCGGTCGGCGCGGCCCGGGCCCTGCTGCTGCGCCCGCGCGGGGGCGGCGCGAGCGTCCGCTACGGGCTCGGCCACGGCGACCTGATCGTGATGGGCGGCTCGTGCCAGCGCACCTGGGAGCATGCGGTCCCGAAGACGAGGCATCCGGTCGGGCCGCGGATCAGTATCCAGTTCCGGCCGCGCGGCGTACGGTAG
- a CDS encoding HD domain-containing protein — protein MNTVGAGILSVMPLHTISDVHGESGLRQRLELESEKLPEPERVGAALGLASELHRDDRYGREPYVNHLLRVAIRIVSHYEVRDTEVVMAGLLHDTVEDHGPELAGARTGPVTENALAEVGERFGGRVASLVAAVTNPPRDPAVDRHAQYREHVTSSLARNPWARVVKISDFTDNGVGILYATGPAMHRLATKYRPLTDVYRELVTRADTPLAAHVKRHILDQLDRADERFDAILEHS, from the coding sequence ATGAACACAGTTGGGGCGGGAATCCTCTCGGTGATGCCGCTGCACACCATTTCCGACGTTCACGGCGAGAGTGGACTGCGGCAGCGCCTCGAGCTCGAGTCCGAGAAGCTGCCCGAGCCCGAACGGGTCGGGGCGGCCCTCGGTCTCGCCTCCGAGCTGCATCGGGACGATCGGTACGGCCGCGAACCATACGTGAATCACCTACTGCGCGTGGCCATCCGGATCGTCAGCCACTACGAGGTGCGCGATACCGAGGTGGTGATGGCCGGGCTGCTGCACGACACGGTCGAGGATCACGGCCCCGAACTCGCCGGGGCGCGAACGGGTCCGGTCACCGAGAACGCGCTGGCCGAGGTGGGCGAGCGGTTCGGGGGCCGGGTCGCGAGCCTGGTCGCCGCGGTCACCAACCCGCCGCGCGACCCGGCCGTGGACCGCCACGCGCAATACCGCGAGCATGTGACCAGCAGCCTCGCCCGCAATCCGTGGGCCCGCGTCGTGAAGATCTCCGACTTCACCGACAACGGGGTCGGGATCCTGTACGCGACCGGCCCGGCGATGCACCGGCTGGCCACCAAGTACCGTCCACTCACCGATGTCTACCGCGAGTTGGTCACCCGCGCCGACACACCGCTGGCGGCACATGTCAAGCGGCACATACTCGATCAGCTGGACCGCGCCGACGAACGGTTCGACGCCATCCTCGAACACAGCTGA